A stretch of Oligoflexia bacterium DNA encodes these proteins:
- a CDS encoding potassium channel protein, with the protein MQSVKAPPVPPVYPGKRLLFILVLYCCIIMAGVGGYMILESWPLVDAIYMTIITISTVGFSEVYPLSQEGKMFTAGLIILGVGGFTYTFTILTDYIVKGQIQSFLRERRKSMEIKSLRNHYVVCGFGRVGQMVCKELKKTGKKILVLEKEAEACEEAKNMGFLVEQGTANEENNLDKVGIRYAKGLIATLNTDEANLMLVLTARSMNEKLNIVARSNFEVNEKKLVTAGADRVISPYSIGGRRMAQLVTQPNVIEFLDTLMHNEEVSMWMEDLQVSKSSALLGMSIEEAKIREKTGVNIVGIRNQQGQYHVSPKPDVKLNEGDLVVALGTKEQLKAFQKLS; encoded by the coding sequence ATGCAGAGCGTGAAAGCTCCTCCTGTTCCTCCTGTATATCCGGGTAAACGTTTGTTGTTTATCTTAGTTTTATACTGCTGCATCATTATGGCAGGAGTTGGCGGTTATATGATTTTAGAGTCGTGGCCATTGGTGGATGCCATCTATATGACCATCATTACTATCAGCACGGTTGGCTTTTCTGAAGTTTATCCACTTTCACAAGAAGGCAAAATGTTTACCGCTGGGTTGATTATCTTGGGTGTGGGTGGGTTTACATATACCTTCACCATATTGACGGATTATATAGTTAAAGGACAGATCCAAAGTTTTTTAAGAGAAAGGCGTAAAAGTATGGAGATTAAATCATTGAGAAATCATTATGTGGTCTGTGGTTTTGGTCGTGTGGGTCAAATGGTCTGCAAAGAACTCAAAAAAACCGGCAAGAAAATTTTGGTTTTAGAAAAGGAAGCAGAAGCATGTGAAGAAGCAAAAAACATGGGTTTTTTGGTTGAACAAGGCACAGCCAACGAGGAAAACAATTTGGATAAAGTTGGAATAAGGTACGCTAAAGGATTGATTGCAACTTTAAATACGGATGAAGCTAACTTAATGTTGGTACTTACAGCAAGAAGCATGAATGAAAAACTAAATATTGTGGCTAGATCCAACTTTGAAGTGAATGAAAAAAAATTGGTAACGGCAGGTGCGGATCGTGTGATTTCACCTTACAGTATTGGTGGCAGAAGAATGGCACAGTTGGTAACACAACCCAATGTTATAGAGTTTTTGGACACGCTGATGCACAATGAAGAAGTATCGATGTGGATGGAAGATTTACAAGTATCTAAATCTTCAGCCTTGTTGGGAATGAGTATTGAAGAGGCAAAAATTAGAGAGAAAACGGGTGTTAATATTGTAGGGATTCGCAATCAACAAGGGCAGTACCATGTGTCACCTAAACCAGATGTTAAACTGAATGAAGGTGACTTGGTCGTGGCCTTAGGAACCAAAGAACAACTTAAAGCTTTCCAAAAACTTAGTTAG